In Setaria viridis chromosome 5, Setaria_viridis_v4.0, whole genome shotgun sequence, the genomic stretch CCGCCAGCCCACCAGAGAGGGAAAGAACCGAACAAACTACAGAGGCACAGGGTGATTTCGAGGCGATTCTTATCCGCTGTTGGGCTGGCCGGCCCCTCTGCTCCTCCGGCCATGGTTCTGAGTTCCGACGGCCTACGGGAGGTATGCCTGGTTCTCAACGGTGGCTCCTCGTATAGTTTAGATAGtactccatccatttcaaattgcagattgttttaaattttttaaatatataatttttttcatatacatctagatatatagcaaaatctatatatttagtaaaaatcaaaacaaactatattttgaaacggaggaagtactattAAGACGATCTTCAATGACAAATGCTTAGTAACTCTACCTTCAGCGTATCCCTCGGCGAGATCCTACCAATTTGGCTCTTTATTTAGTTGATCGTGTTGGCTGTGTTATTCTACCTGCTTGGACGGGTCTATTTTCTTTTAGGTTGTTTCGTTATTGGATGGTTCTACGATGATTGGACCTCGAGAGAGCTTACAATGAACAAATTGAAAGTTAAAGAACCTAAATGATCACTTTGAAATCTTGTACTCGTATAAGAATGCATGAACAATTTAGAGAACTCCgatgcattttactctttcGAGTGAATATGGAGTTTTATTGTTGTTTAATTCCTGTGCCGTTTACAAACTACAAAACTTCTTTTTAAGCTTTTCCGCCTAGAAGGCTATCAGCTTCAAGCTACGAGCTCGCCAATGACGGACGAAGACGAGCAGGAGGTCCCTCGCAAATATCCAATTATAATTTTCGTTTTTCCTCAATGGTGCCTTTGTAAAAGAATCTAATGTAAGTGTTGCTAAATATAAAAACCCGGTTGCTCTAAAAACCACTCAATTCCTACCGTCTCTTCAATGGAAATACGGAAAATGAATCTGACTTGCCATATGGCTACGATATAGAACACAAAATTGGCACACAAGCCTACCTTGAAAATCAAAACATGCTATGCTCTATGCACAATGTGCGTGATTATATGATTACTAACCCACAGTGTGCTTTAATCTATGCGCAACTGTAACTCTCCGAACTCAACCATGGTTGACAATTTTTGCATTTTGGATGATAAATCCTGATGAGTTGGGGACTCTCCCAGTCTCCCCATGTAGTTGcattaagaaagaaaaacacataCCAAGAGCAAAGCTGTGTCATACTGCTACACATGCACAAGAACCCTGTACTATTTTTCATCGCAGTGACACCTGACAATCTGACATGTACAAGCAGCAAAGCTGAACGCCGATGACGCGGCTCTCTTCGGCAATGATGCTCAGCTCAGCTCGCGCGTTTCTCTTTTCTCTGCTTGATGAGCTTGAAAAGGCTGGgcatcaccttcttcttcctcttgatgGTGAAGGACGGCGACCGCGGGTTCCGGatccccgccgccgacgacacCGACGACCGCCGCGCCCTtgccctccgcctcgtcgccgacaCCCTGCTCGACCGCCGCCGCGGGTACGCGCACAGCAGCCcgtcccgctccgccgccgcgttcaGGTCGTAGAGCTCCTGCTCCAGCGCCTTCTGCTCGCCCACCGcgctctccgcctccgccgccgcgttcaGGTCGTAGAGCTCCTGCTCCAGCGCCTTCTGCTCGcccgccgcgctctccgccgccgccgccgcctcggcctccctGGCGCGCATTTCGGCGGTTACGCGCTCGGCGgcctccgcgcgcgcctccAGCTCCTTCTCGCCGGCCTTGAGTGCCTGCACCCACGCCTGCGCCGCGGACACCTTCTTGTCGGCCACCACCCGTACCAGCGCCGCGCGCCCGCTCAGGTACTCGTACTCGAACCGCGAGATGGTTATCCTCCCCGAACCCTGCGACGCCCTCGCCTGCATCGTGCCCTCCACGGCGGCCTTCAGCTTCTTCATCGCCCCGACCTCGGCCGCCTTTGCCGCCTCGAGCTCCTTCACGGACTGCCGGATACGTGCCTCCGTCACGGCGATCTCGGCGTTTGCGTTCTCGGTCTCGGCGCGCACGCACCGTCGCTCGATCTCGGTCAGCTCCTCCTCTTTCCTCGCCGCCTCCTTCTCGgcctgcagctgctgcagtGCCGACGTCAGGCTGGAGACGATCGCCTTGGAGCGCTCGTTGGTCGCCGTGAGGGCCTCCAACCGGGACCTCGCCTTCAGCAGCTTGGCGTTCAGCTTCTGCACCTGCGCGTCCGCCTTCTTCTCCTGCGCCTTGAGCCGGCCCACCTCCTCGGAGACGCGCATGATCTCGGTGCGCGCACTGTCCATGGACGTCATGAACTGGAACCCCCCCGCCTTGATACTCTCCAGCTCCTTCTTGGCCGCGTCAagctcggcctccgccgcctgcaGCAGAGCCATGTCCTGcgcctcttctttcttcctcctcgcctCAGCCTCCGCCACGTCGCCGCTCTTGGCATTATTGTTCCTCTCCATGGCGCGCACCAGCTCCATCTCGAACTGCAGGACCTCCACGTCGGCGTTCGTCGCGGCGAGCTTCTCCTCCATCTCCCTCGCGCGGCCAACTTCCTCCCGCAGCGCCTCGACCTTGGCCCTggcggccgccacctccccggcgAACCGCTCCGCCTCGGCGCGCCGCTGGGCGTCGATCTCCCGGTGCTCCCGCTCGGCCTCGATGCGCGCGAGCTCCACCAGGACGTGCTCCTCGTTCGCCTCCTCCACCAGCCGCTTCATCTCGTCGGCGGCACGCAGGTTCAACTGGATGTTGATCGCCGACGCCACGATGTCGCTCTCGGCCTTGGccttcgcctccgccgcggACCTCACATCC encodes the following:
- the LOC117859318 gene encoding protein PLASTID MOVEMENT IMPAIRED 15 → MDEVPGRSSSVRATRSIFGESIGGSGRKLEKDRARDVLGLENLSPEIKQLAKSSMDRLNERKAAVDKERTGAESELSRARAVAKELERQIEQTKARATSKRSEAQAMRATGASKKGTDAPGSQEERDAAEIEEVARELDRAKQELRRLRLDVRSAAEAKAKAESDIVASAINIQLNLRAADEMKRLVEEANEEHVLVELARIEAEREHREIDAQRRAEAERFAGEVAAARAKVEALREEVGRAREMEEKLAATNADVEVLQFEMELVRAMERNNNAKSGDVAEAEARRKKEEAQDMALLQAAEAELDAAKKELESIKAGGFQFMTSMDSARTEIMRVSEEVGRLKAQEKKADAQVQKLNAKLLKARSRLEALTATNERSKAIVSSLTSALQQLQAEKEAARKEEELTEIERRCVRAETENANAEIAVTEARIRQSVKELEAAKAAEVGAMKKLKAAVEGTMQARASQGSGRITISRFEYEYLSGRAALVRVVADKKVSAAQAWVQALKAGEKELEARAEAAERVTAEMRAREAEAAAAAESAAGEQKALEQELYDLNAAAEAESAVGEQKALEQELYDLNAAAERDGLLCAYPRRRSSRVSATRRRARARRSSVSSAAGIRNPRSPSFTIKRKKKVMPSLFKLIKQRKEKRAS